From one Haloferax marinisediminis genomic stretch:
- a CDS encoding DUF5790 family protein, producing the protein MSQATLGDDDLFGEAAAEMRADVEEHLDEARAVLPDADDVWNADADNVLGVLNGLRSSLNVDDAGEHLRQAKKWFVIGQRAEAFDDPEDLEEAIEELEELLEMVDEAHELVGELTNTMPQLRGALADAAEAAAEEEEEEEEEEEEEEEEEEEE; encoded by the coding sequence ATGAGTCAAGCTACCCTCGGCGACGACGACCTTTTCGGAGAGGCGGCGGCGGAAATGCGTGCAGATGTCGAGGAACATCTCGACGAGGCCCGCGCGGTCCTTCCCGACGCGGACGACGTGTGGAACGCCGACGCTGACAACGTGCTCGGCGTCCTCAACGGACTCCGTTCCTCGCTGAACGTCGACGACGCCGGAGAACACCTTCGACAGGCCAAGAAGTGGTTCGTCATCGGCCAACGCGCCGAAGCGTTCGACGACCCAGAGGACCTCGAAGAGGCCATCGAAGAACTCGAAGAACTCCTCGAGATGGTCGACGAGGCCCACGAGCTCGTCGGCGAACTCACGAACACGATGCCGCAGCTCCGCGGCGCGCTCGCAGATGCAGCGGAAGCGGCCGCTGAGGAAGAGGAAGAAGAAGAGGAAGAAGAAGAGGAAGAGGAAGAGGAAGAGGAAGAAGAGTAG
- a CDS encoding DUF6713 family protein: protein MDTHTWTVRLYMLNLAVLITHEIDSAYWEEWTLFGIPGGIQVFDVFNLVLVFVFLEGLRRLVLRERRGYQFSLFLVAAGLFAVVAHSYFLALGRPEFRLPVSLALIAATFVLSVAQGVVTVRSLRAANT from the coding sequence GTGGACACCCACACGTGGACGGTTCGTTTGTACATGCTGAATCTGGCAGTCCTGATTACGCACGAGATAGACTCCGCATACTGGGAGGAGTGGACTCTGTTCGGCATCCCCGGCGGCATTCAGGTGTTCGACGTGTTCAATCTCGTTCTCGTCTTCGTCTTTCTCGAAGGGCTTCGTCGGCTCGTCCTTCGGGAGCGACGCGGCTACCAGTTCTCACTCTTCCTCGTGGCGGCAGGGCTGTTCGCCGTCGTCGCCCACAGTTATTTCCTCGCGCTCGGTCGCCCGGAGTTTCGACTTCCCGTCTCGCTCGCGCTCATTGCGGCGACCTTCGTCCTCTCTGTCGCACAGGGTGTCGTGACGGTGCGTTCCCTCCGTGCCGCCAACACCTGA
- a CDS encoding DUF309 domain-containing protein, whose product MDDSLRAGVAIYNAGAYRAAHGAWESTWLALEDGSDDERFLHGLIQFTAAIHHARERNYSGATGLAESAQGYLDGLPDDYRGVNLDDVRTSLSELESDPDSAARDPLVLRLDGHVVTVDDLDFDAIVVAADTLAEELDGYDESVVADAIDYAREEIAEGAQTQFTAMVFDFVQNDAQRGLVYQRLEEHVRRKRRREDDVSGLFE is encoded by the coding sequence ATGGACGATTCGCTTCGCGCGGGGGTCGCAATCTACAACGCGGGGGCGTACCGTGCGGCCCACGGTGCGTGGGAGTCGACGTGGTTGGCCCTCGAAGACGGAAGCGACGACGAGCGGTTCCTCCACGGACTCATCCAGTTCACGGCCGCCATCCATCACGCACGTGAACGAAACTACTCCGGTGCGACAGGATTAGCCGAGAGTGCACAGGGCTACCTCGACGGTCTTCCGGACGACTATCGCGGTGTGAACCTCGACGACGTTCGCACCTCGCTCTCAGAACTCGAATCCGACCCCGATTCCGCCGCCCGCGACCCGCTCGTGCTCCGTCTCGATGGCCACGTCGTCACCGTCGACGACCTCGATTTCGACGCAATCGTCGTCGCCGCCGACACACTCGCCGAAGAACTCGATGGATACGACGAGTCGGTGGTGGCAGACGCAATCGACTACGCTCGTGAAGAGATTGCGGAGGGAGCGCAGACGCAGTTCACGGCGATGGTGTTCGACTTCGTGCAGAACGACGCACAGCGTGGACTCGTCTATCAGCGGCTGGAAGAACACGTTCGACGAAAGCGACGCCGCGAAGACGACGTCAGCGGGCTGTTCGAGTAA
- a CDS encoding ABC transporter ATP-binding protein, with translation MPPDTDDDPFEDQRERVDSPMRRLFSEYGRENTMQFIVGIAASIAARVLDLVPPVVLGLAIDAIIRQEKSFAAAFPVVPEAWVAPLVPATRSGQFLFAVGLIVFSFTGGAVFHWLRNWGWNSYAQNIQHAVRTDTYDRMQLLNMDFFADKQTGEMMSILSNDVNRLERFLNDGMNSFFRLSVMVIAIAVVLLSYNWQLALVALLPVPLIALFTWKFVDIIQPKYADVRSSVGKLNSRLENNLGGIQVIKTFNAESHESDRVGGVSMDYFDANWDAINTRIKFFPALRILAGIGFTLTFVVGGLWVINGEGPGPFTGTLAVGEFVTFILLTQQFVWPLAQFGQIINMYQRAHASSARIFGLMDEPARLAEKKDAPDLAVSEGRVEYDHVTFGYDDGETIVEDISFEVGGGETLALVGPTGAGKSTILKLLMRMYDTDAGSVSIDGQDVRDVALSSLRESIAYVSQETFLFYGTVEENIAYGTFDADHEDIVAAAKAAEAHDFISNLPDGYDTKVGERGVKLSGGQRQRVSIARAILKDPEVLVLDEATSDVDTETEMLIQRSLDSLTADRTTFSIAHRLSTIKDADQIVVLEDGRIVERGTHDDLLTEDGLYAHLWGVQAGEIDQLPDEFVERAARRQAEVDASDD, from the coding sequence GTGCCTCCTGATACAGACGACGACCCGTTCGAAGACCAACGAGAGCGGGTCGACAGTCCGATGCGACGCCTGTTCTCCGAATACGGGCGCGAGAACACGATGCAGTTCATCGTCGGCATCGCCGCGAGCATCGCCGCCCGAGTGTTGGATTTGGTCCCGCCGGTCGTCTTAGGTCTCGCCATCGACGCTATCATCCGTCAAGAGAAGTCGTTCGCGGCCGCGTTCCCCGTCGTCCCCGAGGCGTGGGTCGCACCGCTCGTCCCCGCGACGCGAAGTGGCCAGTTCCTCTTCGCCGTCGGCCTCATCGTGTTCAGTTTTACCGGTGGTGCAGTGTTCCACTGGCTCCGAAACTGGGGGTGGAACTCCTACGCACAGAACATCCAGCACGCCGTCCGGACCGACACCTACGACCGGATGCAACTGCTCAACATGGACTTCTTCGCCGACAAACAGACCGGCGAGATGATGTCCATCCTCTCGAACGACGTGAACCGACTCGAACGGTTCCTCAACGACGGGATGAACTCGTTCTTCCGTCTCTCGGTGATGGTCATCGCCATCGCCGTCGTCCTGTTGTCCTACAACTGGCAACTGGCGCTCGTCGCCCTCCTCCCTGTCCCACTCATCGCGCTGTTCACGTGGAAGTTCGTGGACATCATCCAGCCAAAGTACGCCGACGTGCGGTCCTCGGTCGGAAAACTCAACTCCCGGTTGGAGAACAACCTCGGCGGGATTCAGGTCATCAAGACGTTCAACGCAGAGTCACACGAATCTGACCGTGTCGGCGGCGTCTCGATGGACTACTTCGACGCGAACTGGGACGCCATCAACACCCGAATCAAGTTCTTCCCGGCGCTGCGCATCCTCGCCGGCATCGGGTTCACGCTGACCTTCGTCGTCGGTGGCCTCTGGGTCATCAACGGTGAAGGACCCGGCCCCTTCACCGGAACCCTCGCAGTCGGTGAGTTCGTCACGTTCATCCTGCTCACCCAGCAGTTCGTCTGGCCACTCGCACAGTTCGGCCAAATTATCAACATGTACCAGCGCGCTCACGCGTCGAGTGCACGCATCTTCGGACTGATGGACGAACCCGCGCGCCTCGCCGAGAAGAAAGACGCACCGGACCTCGCCGTCTCCGAGGGTCGCGTCGAGTACGACCACGTCACGTTCGGCTACGACGACGGTGAGACGATTGTCGAAGACATCTCGTTCGAGGTCGGTGGTGGCGAGACCCTCGCGCTCGTCGGCCCGACGGGTGCCGGAAAGTCGACCATCCTCAAACTGCTGATGCGGATGTACGACACCGACGCAGGGAGCGTCAGTATCGACGGCCAAGACGTCCGTGACGTGGCGCTGTCGAGTCTCCGCGAGTCGATTGCCTACGTCAGCCAAGAGACCTTCCTGTTCTACGGGACGGTCGAAGAGAACATCGCCTACGGGACGTTCGACGCCGACCACGAGGACATCGTCGCGGCCGCGAAAGCCGCCGAAGCCCACGACTTCATTTCGAACCTCCCGGACGGATACGACACGAAAGTCGGCGAACGCGGCGTGAAACTCTCAGGCGGCCAGCGCCAACGCGTCTCTATCGCCCGCGCCATCCTCAAAGACCCCGAAGTCCTCGTCTTAGACGAAGCGACGTCCGACGTGGACACCGAGACGGAGATGCTCATCCAGCGCTCGCTCGATTCACTCACCGCCGACCGAACGACCTTCAGTATCGCTCACCGCCTCTCGACGATCAAAGACGCAGACCAAATCGTCGTCCTCGAAGACGGCCGCATCGTCGAGCGCGGCACGCACGACGACCTGCTCACCGAAGATGGCCTCTACGCCCACCTCTGGGGTGTGCAGGCCGGCGAAATCGACCAACTCCCCGACGAGTTCGTCGAGCGCGCCGCGCGCCGACAGGCCGAAGTCGACGCCAGCGACGACTGA
- a CDS encoding DUF7564 family protein, with product MTPSPVCIRCGDNYSFTRMYKGNYCPDCHEAWSTTPRSEVPPRPRSQSSRTTSSVHQHDDNLPRPLEPPYDDE from the coding sequence ATGACTCCGTCTCCGGTCTGCATCCGCTGTGGTGACAACTACTCGTTCACACGGATGTACAAGGGCAATTACTGCCCAGACTGTCACGAAGCATGGTCTACGACGCCTCGGTCCGAGGTGCCCCCTCGACCCCGCTCACAGAGTTCCCGGACCACGTCGTCGGTCCACCAACACGACGACAACCTCCCCCGTCCGCTCGAACCTCCGTACGACGACGAGTGA
- a CDS encoding histone deacetylase family protein, with the protein MRFGYSETCLDHDTGPRHPETADRLRAIRRGLAKRHGVEYVDAAPAEKSTVTAIHDADYVDEFESFCRGGGGNWDPDTVAVEESWVAALASAGLAEWGARSALAGDDGRDTPFSLGRPPGHHAVVDDAMGFCFFNNAAVAAQAVIDDGLAERVAIFDWDVHHGNGTQDIFYDRDDVFYASIHEDGLYPGTGEVEETGADGAEGTNLNVPLRAGAGDADYVYSFEETIEPAVEEFDPDLFIVSAGFDAHRHDPISRMRVSTEGYAMLTERVRDLCENTDAALSFVLEGGYGLDTLSEGVAIVHETFDGRIAMDPDEEPDQKNVDLVDEIRDVHGLGSK; encoded by the coding sequence ATGCGCTTCGGCTACAGCGAAACGTGTCTCGACCACGATACCGGGCCACGACACCCAGAGACGGCAGACCGTCTTCGTGCGATTCGACGCGGACTGGCGAAACGCCACGGCGTCGAGTACGTCGACGCAGCACCGGCCGAGAAATCGACTGTCACCGCCATCCACGACGCAGACTACGTCGACGAGTTCGAATCGTTCTGTCGTGGCGGCGGCGGGAACTGGGACCCTGACACGGTCGCTGTCGAAGAGTCGTGGGTCGCCGCCCTCGCGTCTGCCGGTCTCGCCGAGTGGGGCGCACGCTCGGCACTCGCAGGTGACGATGGCCGTGATACACCGTTCTCGCTTGGCCGCCCACCGGGACACCACGCCGTCGTGGACGACGCCATGGGCTTTTGCTTCTTCAACAACGCCGCCGTCGCCGCACAAGCAGTCATCGACGATGGCCTCGCCGAACGCGTCGCCATCTTCGACTGGGACGTCCACCACGGAAACGGCACGCAGGACATCTTCTACGACCGTGACGACGTGTTCTATGCGTCGATCCACGAAGACGGCCTCTACCCCGGGACGGGTGAAGTCGAAGAGACTGGTGCCGACGGCGCGGAGGGGACGAACCTCAACGTCCCGCTCCGTGCCGGTGCTGGCGACGCCGACTACGTCTACTCGTTCGAAGAGACCATCGAACCGGCAGTCGAGGAGTTCGACCCCGACCTGTTCATCGTGAGCGCCGGGTTCGACGCGCACCGACACGACCCAATCTCGCGGATGCGCGTCTCCACCGAAGGCTACGCGATGCTCACCGAACGAGTCCGGGACCTCTGTGAGAACACCGACGCCGCGCTCTCGTTCGTTCTCGAAGGCGGATACGGTCTCGACACGCTCTCAGAAGGCGTCGCAATCGTCCACGAGACGTTCGACGGCCGAATCGCGATGGACCCCGACGAAGAACCCGACCAGAAGAACGTCGACCTCGTCGACGAAATTCGCGACGTTCACGGCCTCGGGTCGAAGTAA
- a CDS encoding creatininase family protein: MRLSEATWTAVADLDTDLAVLPVGSTEQHGPHAPLGTDFFNAESIAEAGVEAFDGEAVVAPTIPVGIAEEHRTFDGTLWVSPDTFRAYVRETIESLAFHGFDRVVVVNGHGGNVEALAEVCRRLSRTGDAYAVAFTWFNAVGEHSSDMGHGGPLETALLRHTHPELVHEDRIDEAREGAADRWGEWVSGVNLAHDSDEFSENGVVGDPADGDAARGEELESLAADALASLLTAVETRKLD; encoded by the coding sequence ATGCGACTCTCCGAGGCCACCTGGACCGCAGTCGCCGACCTCGACACCGACCTCGCGGTCCTCCCCGTTGGGAGCACCGAGCAACACGGGCCACACGCACCACTCGGCACGGACTTCTTCAACGCCGAATCGATAGCCGAGGCCGGTGTAGAGGCCTTCGACGGAGAGGCCGTCGTCGCGCCAACGATTCCAGTCGGTATCGCCGAGGAGCACCGCACCTTCGACGGAACCCTCTGGGTCTCTCCAGACACTTTCCGCGCGTACGTTCGCGAGACCATCGAATCGCTCGCCTTCCACGGATTCGACCGCGTCGTCGTCGTCAACGGCCACGGCGGCAACGTCGAGGCCCTCGCAGAAGTCTGTCGGCGTCTCTCACGGACGGGTGACGCCTACGCAGTCGCTTTCACGTGGTTCAACGCTGTCGGCGAGCACTCGTCGGATATGGGTCACGGCGGCCCACTCGAAACCGCCCTCCTGCGGCACACGCACCCCGAACTCGTCCACGAAGACCGAATCGACGAGGCACGGGAGGGCGCCGCAGACCGCTGGGGAGAGTGGGTTTCAGGGGTCAATCTTGCGCACGACTCGGACGAGTTCAGCGAGAACGGTGTCGTCGGCGACCCGGCCGATGGCGACGCGGCGCGTGGCGAAGAACTGGAGTCGCTCGCGGCCGACGCACTCGCATCGCTCCTCACGGCGGTCGAAACACGAAAACTCGATTGA
- a CDS encoding DUF7538 family protein, producing the protein MGEHVDALAELEGWLAEDFAARVHYRGADDAYSIEYYEPSNCVLYWKVKGDGETAVPVGRDTVPDPLRTRIREDLAESGLDPEIESRVL; encoded by the coding sequence ATGGGCGAACACGTCGATGCGCTGGCCGAACTCGAAGGGTGGCTCGCTGAGGACTTCGCAGCACGCGTCCACTACCGCGGTGCCGACGACGCGTACAGCATCGAGTACTACGAACCGTCGAACTGCGTCCTCTACTGGAAAGTGAAAGGCGACGGCGAGACGGCGGTTCCCGTCGGCCGCGACACGGTTCCAGACCCGCTTCGAACCCGCATCCGAGAGGATTTGGCCGAGTCTGGACTCGACCCAGAGATAGAATCCCGCGTTCTCTAG
- the cca gene encoding CCA tRNA nucleotidyltransferase has protein sequence MTNSDLDAVVAAVRERIDPDEEERRALADAAAELESRVHDALADLPVDADVLQVGSTARGTWLSGDRDIDLFVRFPEDLTREELQEYGLAVGHAVLPDGHEEYAEHPYVKGDYDGFDVDLVPCYDVPTAPDIRSAVDRTPFHNAYLTERLDDDLAADVRVFKRFLKGIGAYGSDLRTEGFSGYLAELLILEYGGFEPLLRAAADWNPQVEFDPEDHGTRTFSDPLVVIDPTDPERNVAAVCSAENVARLQHYARSLLADPREDLFFLPDPPALDADGVRAHLERRGTTPVAIVFDAPDLVDDQLYPQLRKSLDGVADGLDRRGFDVFRTETFAADDAVLFVELSVAERPAVERHDGPPVHVRQHAEGFYGAYADGEDHYGPFLDGDRYVVERDREFTSATAFLTSESLFDVALGKHVESTLREDGYEVLVADEVAALADTFGSELGRYFDPRP, from the coding sequence ATGACGAACTCGGACCTCGACGCAGTCGTCGCCGCGGTCCGCGAGCGTATCGACCCCGACGAGGAGGAACGTCGGGCGCTCGCCGATGCGGCGGCGGAACTGGAGTCCCGCGTCCACGACGCGCTGGCGGACCTGCCGGTCGACGCCGACGTGCTGCAAGTCGGCAGCACCGCCCGTGGAACGTGGCTCTCTGGCGACCGTGACATCGACCTCTTCGTCCGGTTTCCCGAGGACCTCACGCGAGAGGAACTGCAAGAGTACGGTCTCGCCGTCGGCCACGCCGTCCTCCCCGACGGTCACGAAGAGTACGCCGAACACCCCTACGTCAAAGGAGACTACGACGGATTCGACGTCGACCTCGTCCCGTGCTACGACGTGCCGACGGCACCCGACATCCGCTCTGCAGTCGACCGGACACCGTTCCACAACGCCTACCTCACAGAACGCCTCGACGACGACCTCGCCGCCGACGTTCGTGTGTTCAAACGCTTCTTGAAAGGAATCGGTGCCTACGGCAGTGACCTCCGGACAGAGGGCTTCTCTGGATACCTCGCTGAACTCCTCATCCTCGAATACGGCGGCTTCGAACCACTCCTCCGCGCTGCGGCAGACTGGAACCCACAAGTCGAATTCGACCCCGAAGACCACGGCACACGAACCTTCTCCGACCCGCTTGTCGTCATCGACCCGACGGACCCCGAGCGAAACGTCGCGGCCGTCTGCTCGGCGGAGAACGTCGCTCGCCTCCAGCACTACGCTCGCAGTCTGCTCGCGGACCCACGCGAGGACCTCTTTTTCCTCCCCGACCCACCTGCGCTCGATGCAGACGGTGTTCGAGCCCACCTCGAGCGCCGCGGCACCACACCTGTCGCCATCGTCTTCGACGCCCCCGACCTCGTCGACGACCAGCTCTACCCTCAACTTCGGAAGTCGCTCGATGGCGTCGCGGACGGCCTCGACCGGCGCGGGTTCGACGTGTTCAGAACGGAGACGTTCGCTGCCGACGACGCAGTGCTGTTCGTCGAACTCTCGGTCGCAGAACGGCCCGCCGTCGAACGACACGACGGGCCACCAGTGCACGTCAGACAGCACGCAGAAGGGTTCTACGGGGCGTACGCAGACGGCGAGGACCACTATGGCCCGTTCCTCGATGGAGACCGGTACGTCGTCGAACGGGACCGAGAGTTCACGTCTGCGACGGCGTTCCTCACGAGCGAGTCACTGTTCGACGTTGCACTCGGCAAGCACGTCGAATCGACACTGCGAGAAGACGGCTACGAGGTTCTCGTCGCCGACGAGGTCGCCGCCCTCGCCGACACGTTCGGTTCAGAGTTGGGTCGTTACTTCGACCCGAGGCCGTGA
- a CDS encoding single-stranded DNA binding protein has product MGVIEDVYEDLDTDVEFEKFEAAVKDKVEQMGGLADEETAAMLIAHELRDEEVNGIADIEPGMEDVKFLAKVISIGEIRTFERDGEDEDGRVLNIEVADETGRIRVSLWDEMAVGAEENLEVGTVLRIAGRPKDGYNGVEISANKVEEDPDAEVDVQILDSYRVEDLALGLSDVNLKGKLLDTGEVRTFDRDDGSEGRVSNLSLGDATGRIRVTLWDERADLAGELDTGESVEVVDGYVRERDGSLELHVGSRGAVEVIDEDIEYVPETTDIEALELGQTVDIAGGVIESDGKRTFDRDDGSQGQVRNIRVKDDTGDIRVALWGEKADTDVDLADYVVITDVQIKEGWQEDLEASAGWRSSITVMDDAPGNAGGSDAETSASSDQGLGAFSGDSSAASSTASTDSSADSSSASADGEPVEFTGTVVQAGNPVILDDGTQTKTVETDAELGLGDEVTVNGAETDGRITADSVEVHTGAKR; this is encoded by the coding sequence ATGGGCGTCATCGAGGACGTGTACGAGGACCTCGATACCGACGTCGAGTTCGAGAAGTTCGAGGCCGCGGTAAAAGACAAGGTCGAACAGATGGGCGGCCTCGCCGACGAGGAGACGGCGGCGATGCTCATCGCCCACGAACTCCGCGACGAGGAAGTAAACGGCATCGCCGACATCGAACCCGGGATGGAGGACGTGAAGTTCCTCGCCAAGGTCATCAGCATCGGCGAGATTCGGACCTTCGAACGCGACGGCGAAGACGAAGACGGTCGCGTCCTCAACATCGAAGTCGCCGACGAGACCGGCCGCATCCGCGTCTCGCTGTGGGACGAGATGGCTGTGGGCGCCGAGGAGAACCTCGAAGTCGGAACCGTCCTTCGCATCGCCGGTCGGCCGAAAGATGGCTACAACGGTGTCGAAATCAGTGCGAACAAGGTCGAAGAAGACCCCGACGCCGAAGTCGACGTCCAGATTCTCGATAGCTACCGAGTCGAAGACCTCGCGCTCGGACTCTCGGACGTGAACCTCAAAGGGAAACTCCTCGACACGGGTGAGGTTCGGACGTTCGACCGTGACGACGGCTCCGAAGGCCGCGTCTCGAACCTCTCGCTTGGCGACGCAACGGGTCGCATCCGCGTGACGCTCTGGGACGAACGAGCAGACCTCGCAGGAGAACTCGACACCGGCGAGTCCGTCGAAGTCGTCGATGGCTACGTCCGCGAACGTGACGGGTCGCTCGAACTCCACGTCGGGTCGCGCGGTGCAGTCGAAGTCATCGACGAGGACATCGAGTACGTCCCCGAGACGACAGACATCGAAGCGCTCGAACTCGGGCAGACGGTGGACATCGCCGGTGGCGTCATCGAGTCCGACGGCAAACGAACCTTCGACCGCGACGACGGGTCGCAAGGACAGGTCAGAAACATCCGCGTGAAGGACGACACGGGCGACATCCGCGTCGCACTCTGGGGCGAGAAAGCGGACACCGACGTCGACCTCGCCGACTACGTCGTCATCACAGACGTCCAAATCAAAGAGGGCTGGCAAGAGGACCTCGAAGCGTCCGCCGGCTGGCGGTCGTCTATCACGGTCATGGACGACGCCCCCGGCAACGCTGGTGGCAGCGACGCAGAGACGTCTGCGTCCAGCGACCAGGGACTCGGCGCGTTCTCGGGTGACTCGAGTGCGGCCAGTTCGACCGCGTCGACCGACTCGTCTGCGGACTCGTCTAGCGCCAGTGCAGACGGTGAACCGGTCGAGTTCACGGGGACAGTCGTCCAAGCCGGCAACCCTGTCATCCTTGACGACGGGACACAGACGAAGACCGTCGAGACTGACGCCGAACTCGGACTCGGCGACGAGGTGACGGTCAACGGAGCCGAGACCGACGGTCGCATCACTGCGGACTCGGTCGAAGTCCACACGGGCGCAAAGCGGTAA
- the azf gene encoding NAD-dependent glucose-6-phosphate dehydrogenase: MDQPVLLTGAGGRVGQAILGHIGDAYDWRLLDREPLPDEKIPASVDRTDVYVADITDETAVKNAMEGVYAVIHLAGDPRPEAPWDSVLRNNIDGTQKMFEAAVEAGVEKFAFASSNHAVGAYETEERTPDMYRSHHEFRLDGSELPRPSNLYGVSKATGETLGRYYHDHYGISVVNVRIGNLTQHHPPREYERGQAMWLSYRDCAHLFECCVEADYEFEIVYGISNNDRKYYSIDRAREVLGYDPIDNSAEYTFEGEPLDEA; this comes from the coding sequence ATGGACCAGCCGGTTTTGCTTACGGGGGCTGGCGGGCGCGTCGGCCAGGCGATACTCGGGCACATTGGGGACGCCTACGACTGGCGACTGCTGGACCGAGAGCCACTTCCTGACGAGAAGATTCCAGCGTCTGTCGACCGGACGGACGTGTACGTCGCAGATATCACCGACGAGACTGCCGTGAAAAACGCGATGGAGGGCGTCTACGCCGTTATCCACCTCGCCGGTGACCCCCGTCCAGAGGCACCGTGGGACAGTGTACTCAGAAACAACATCGACGGCACGCAGAAGATGTTCGAAGCGGCCGTCGAAGCGGGCGTCGAGAAGTTCGCCTTCGCCTCGTCGAACCACGCGGTCGGCGCGTACGAGACCGAAGAGCGAACGCCGGACATGTACCGCTCTCACCACGAGTTCCGCTTAGATGGGAGTGAACTCCCCCGTCCGAGCAACCTCTACGGTGTGAGCAAGGCGACCGGAGAGACACTCGGACGCTACTACCACGACCACTACGGCATCTCGGTCGTGAACGTCCGCATCGGCAATCTCACGCAACACCACCCACCGCGTGAGTACGAGCGCGGACAGGCCATGTGGCTCTCGTACCGCGACTGTGCGCACCTCTTCGAGTGTTGTGTCGAGGCCGACTACGAGTTCGAAATCGTCTACGGCATCTCCAACAACGACCGAAAGTACTACTCGATCGACCGCGCCCGCGAGGTGCTCGGCTACGACCCAATCGACAACTCTGCCGAGTACACCTTCGAAGGCGAACCACTCGACGAAGCCTGA
- a CDS encoding histone — MSVELPFAPVDAIIRQNAGDLRVSAGAAEELARRIQDHGAELAIDAAERATADGRKTLMAEDFGVQQVVDRDDLYLPVAPIDRIARLQIDDRYRVAMDARIALADILEDYANNVASAAVKLAHHADRRTVQAEDIETYFSLFE, encoded by the coding sequence ATGAGTGTCGAGCTACCGTTCGCCCCGGTAGACGCGATTATCCGGCAGAACGCGGGTGACCTTCGGGTCAGTGCAGGCGCTGCAGAGGAGCTCGCTCGTCGGATTCAGGACCACGGTGCCGAGTTGGCAATCGACGCCGCCGAGCGGGCGACGGCGGACGGTCGCAAGACGTTGATGGCCGAAGACTTCGGCGTCCAACAGGTCGTCGACCGAGACGACCTCTATCTCCCCGTCGCGCCCATCGACCGTATCGCACGCCTCCAGATCGACGACCGCTACCGCGTCGCGATGGATGCTCGAATCGCACTGGCCGATATCCTCGAAGACTACGCCAACAACGTGGCGAGCGCTGCGGTGAAACTCGCCCACCACGCCGACCGACGAACGGTGCAAGCCGAGGACATCGAGACCTACTTCTCTCTCTTCGAATAA
- a CDS encoding dihydroneopterin aldolase family protein, giving the protein MVTDPQTACFEAGIKFGTLYHQFAGTPVSPASSRSLEQAMAEAIENQPYCESVSVDILDDELEAELADSTADYTELTGQFMEVEMRIEYEGVTVRTKMEMEDGYPLMKLVSVE; this is encoded by the coding sequence ATGGTCACCGACCCACAGACCGCGTGTTTCGAGGCGGGAATCAAGTTCGGGACGCTCTATCACCAGTTCGCTGGAACGCCGGTCTCACCGGCCAGTTCTCGAAGTCTCGAACAGGCCATGGCGGAGGCGATCGAGAACCAACCGTACTGCGAATCGGTCTCGGTCGATATTCTGGACGACGAACTCGAAGCTGAACTCGCCGACTCGACGGCCGACTACACTGAACTCACGGGTCAGTTCATGGAAGTCGAGATGCGAATCGAGTACGAAGGCGTCACGGTCCGGACGAAGATGGAGATGGAAGATGGGTATCCACTGATGAAACTCGTCTCGGTCGAGTGA
- a CDS encoding DUF192 domain-containing protein, translating into MTSRARTALFVAVVLVVVASVAYLSNPAIAPGATDDYERTSLTIVDDQTGETLATVDARVSDTYPKRFTGLSDTESLATNEGMWFVHDSPGTYTYVMRDMDFPIDIIFVAENGTITRIHHAELDPAGTSESDLTRYRGTGKYVLEVPYGYTTENCIHEGDRVVFD; encoded by the coding sequence ATGACCTCTCGCGCACGAACTGCCCTCTTCGTCGCGGTCGTGCTCGTCGTCGTCGCCAGCGTGGCGTACCTCTCGAACCCTGCAATCGCCCCCGGAGCAACCGACGACTACGAGCGAACTTCGTTGACTATCGTCGACGACCAGACGGGCGAGACGCTCGCGACTGTCGACGCCCGCGTGTCGGACACCTATCCCAAGCGCTTCACGGGGCTGAGTGACACCGAGTCGCTCGCGACGAACGAAGGGATGTGGTTCGTCCACGACTCACCGGGAACCTACACCTACGTGATGCGCGATATGGACTTCCCCATCGACATCATCTTCGTCGCCGAGAACGGCACTATCACGCGCATTCACCACGCCGAACTCGACCCTGCGGGAACCAGTGAGTCTGACCTGACCCGCTACCGAGGCACTGGAAAGTACGTCCTCGAAGTCCCCTACGGCTACACGACGGAGAACTGCATCCACGAAGGTGACCGCGTCGTCTTCGACTGA